In the Bradyrhizobium guangzhouense genome, one interval contains:
- a CDS encoding methyl-accepting chemotaxis protein yields MQIDRSGNAAALAGRFSLATKLYAIFALFALLTAAIAMLSDYNSRRSAELTSAIETANAAALNVERVNSLVYAVVMESRGVYMSTEPKVVKKFGDGLLKFNDQILGVVKGWESIVKADDAEQFATFKKRIEQFVEFRKELVRRGVEINAAAGREWGDNDANRAVRSALNKDLEALSKVYAERAKQIAQQTATNRTLSFVLTCLGGVALALVVIGIIIIARSIARPLAAITATIKQVADGAENVVVPHSGRADEIGALARAIEVFQDAMGRNRNLASQVSQDSAAREERARHIEQSVEAFREAIGAIMRGLSDSASAMRETAQTITRVTADASSRAGTAANATEQASHNVTAVAGAAEELSASVEEIGRQVRQSASAVEQTGQRTEKSIAEIESLAAATQRIDGVLTLIQTIAEQTNLLALNATIEAARAGDAGRGFAVVAHEVKALAGQTAKATADISENVAMIQSSTRNAVDAVREIGGAVREINEVTSAIAGAVGQQDQATREISSNAQSAAQGNETLVANITSLRDAIGETDTAASSVLSAASGLTATADTLSREVEKFFQNLRADNRTAKAG; encoded by the coding sequence ATGCAAATCGACCGATCTGGGAATGCCGCCGCCCTGGCGGGCCGCTTCTCGCTTGCCACCAAGCTCTATGCGATCTTCGCCCTGTTCGCCTTGCTGACCGCGGCGATTGCGATGCTGTCCGACTACAACAGCCGCCGCAGCGCCGAACTGACCAGCGCGATCGAGACGGCGAACGCGGCTGCGCTGAACGTCGAGCGCGTCAACTCGCTGGTCTATGCGGTCGTGATGGAATCGCGCGGCGTCTACATGTCGACGGAACCGAAGGTCGTGAAGAAATTCGGCGACGGGCTGCTGAAGTTCAACGATCAGATCCTGGGCGTGGTCAAAGGCTGGGAGAGCATCGTCAAGGCCGATGACGCCGAGCAGTTCGCCACCTTCAAGAAGCGGATCGAGCAGTTCGTCGAGTTCCGCAAGGAGCTGGTGCGCCGCGGCGTCGAGATCAATGCGGCGGCGGGGCGCGAATGGGGCGACAACGACGCCAACCGCGCCGTGCGCTCGGCGCTGAACAAGGATCTCGAGGCGCTCTCCAAGGTCTATGCCGAGCGCGCCAAGCAGATCGCGCAACAGACCGCGACCAACCGCACGCTGTCCTTCGTCCTGACCTGCCTCGGCGGCGTGGCGCTGGCGCTGGTCGTGATCGGCATCATCATCATCGCCCGCTCGATCGCCCGGCCGCTCGCCGCGATCACCGCGACCATCAAGCAGGTCGCCGACGGTGCCGAGAATGTCGTGGTGCCGCACTCCGGCCGCGCCGACGAGATCGGCGCGCTGGCCCGTGCCATCGAGGTGTTCCAGGACGCGATGGGGCGCAACCGCAACCTTGCCTCGCAGGTCTCGCAGGACTCCGCCGCGCGCGAAGAGCGCGCGCGCCACATCGAGCAATCGGTCGAGGCGTTCCGCGAAGCGATCGGCGCGATTATGCGCGGGCTCAGCGACAGCGCCAGCGCCATGCGCGAGACTGCGCAGACCATCACGCGCGTCACCGCGGACGCGAGCAGCCGCGCCGGCACCGCCGCGAACGCCACCGAGCAGGCCTCGCACAACGTCACCGCGGTCGCAGGCGCCGCCGAGGAACTGTCGGCCTCGGTCGAGGAGATCGGTCGTCAGGTGCGGCAGAGCGCAAGCGCGGTCGAGCAAACCGGCCAGCGCACCGAGAAATCGATCGCGGAGATCGAGAGCCTTGCCGCCGCCACGCAGCGCATCGACGGCGTGCTGACCCTCATTCAGACCATCGCCGAGCAGACCAATCTGCTGGCGCTCAACGCTACCATCGAAGCTGCGCGCGCCGGCGATGCCGGCCGCGGCTTTGCCGTCGTCGCGCACGAAGTGAAGGCGCTGGCGGGACAGACTGCGAAGGCAACCGCCGACATCAGCGAGAACGTCGCGATGATCCAGTCCTCCACCCGCAACGCAGTCGACGCCGTGCGCGAGATCGGCGGCGCGGTGCGCGAGATCAACGAGGTCACCTCGGCGATAGCAGGCGCCGTGGGTCAGCAGGACCAGGCCACGCGCGAGATCTCCTCCAACGCGCAGAGCGCAGCGCAGGGCAACGAGACGCTGGTTGCCAACATCACCTCGCTCCGCGACGCCATCGGCGAGACGGATACGGCGGCATCCTCGGTGCTGTCAGCGGCGAGCGGCCTGACCGCGACCGCGGACACGCTGTCACGCGAGGTGGAGAAGTTCTTCCAGAATCTGCGCGCGGACAACCGCACGGCCAAGGCGGGATGA
- a CDS encoding septal ring lytic transglycosylase RlpA family protein — translation MVFRSSAAICGALVALVVSVTVARSETSGDHSSAVVDAACGDAIVGAASTYNPFKPGKEEGGPKTASGERYDPEVWTAAIKTSLRQKFGGVQFGVRPKFALVEAAGKKVIVKINDVGPLRPGRIIDLNERTMRHFDPRMELGVIPDVTVRPLSGDDWIPGPVG, via the coding sequence ATGGTGTTCCGCTCGAGCGCCGCAATTTGCGGCGCCCTGGTTGCGCTTGTCGTTTCTGTGACCGTTGCCCGTAGTGAAACAAGTGGGGATCATTCAAGCGCCGTCGTCGATGCCGCCTGCGGCGATGCGATCGTTGGCGCAGCGTCGACGTATAATCCGTTCAAGCCCGGCAAGGAGGAAGGCGGTCCGAAAACGGCCTCCGGCGAGCGTTACGATCCCGAGGTGTGGACGGCTGCGATCAAGACGAGCCTGCGACAGAAATTTGGCGGTGTCCAATTCGGGGTGCGACCGAAATTCGCGCTCGTCGAGGCCGCCGGCAAGAAGGTCATCGTCAAGATCAACGACGTCGGGCCGCTCAGGCCTGGCCGCATCATCGATCTCAACGAGCGGACGATGCGCCATTTCGATCCGCGCATGGAGCTTGGCGTCATTCCCGATGTCACGGTCAGGCCGCTGTCCGGCGACGATTGGATACCGGGGCCGGTGGGCTGA
- a CDS encoding LysR family transcriptional regulator yields MASQDFNDLLAFVAVARERSFTKAAAELGVVQSTLSHTIKRLESQMGLRLLTRTTRSVGLTEAGERLLQSVAPRVEEIERDIDALMSLRDKPSGTIRITLSEHALEKTVWPKLAPVLKQYPDIKVEFSLDSAFRNIVEDGFDAGIRLGESVEKDMIAVRIGPDWRLVAVASPAYLKEHPRPKHPQDLLKHICIKRRAAAGGHYVWEFAKNGPDLRVRVEGQLTFNDSRAMIDAAVKGFGIAYVPEDMVTRHVRSGELVIVLDDWSPAFDGYYIYYPTSRQNSAAFKVIVDALRHHDAHRKRS; encoded by the coding sequence ATGGCAAGCCAGGACTTCAACGATCTCCTGGCCTTCGTAGCCGTCGCCCGCGAGCGCAGCTTCACGAAGGCCGCGGCGGAGCTGGGCGTCGTCCAGTCGACGCTCAGCCATACGATCAAGCGGCTGGAATCGCAGATGGGGCTGCGGCTGCTCACGCGCACCACGCGCAGCGTCGGGCTGACCGAGGCGGGGGAGCGGCTTCTGCAATCGGTCGCGCCGCGCGTCGAGGAGATCGAGCGGGATATCGACGCGCTGATGTCGCTACGCGACAAGCCGTCGGGCACCATCCGGATCACGCTGTCGGAGCACGCGCTCGAAAAAACGGTCTGGCCAAAGCTGGCGCCGGTCCTGAAGCAATACCCTGATATCAAGGTCGAGTTCAGCCTCGACTCGGCTTTCCGCAACATCGTCGAAGACGGCTTCGATGCAGGCATCCGCCTCGGCGAGAGCGTCGAGAAGGACATGATCGCGGTACGCATCGGTCCTGACTGGCGGCTCGTCGCAGTTGCCTCGCCCGCATATCTGAAAGAGCACCCGAGGCCGAAGCATCCGCAGGACCTCCTGAAGCACATCTGCATCAAGCGGCGCGCGGCGGCCGGCGGTCATTATGTCTGGGAGTTCGCCAAGAACGGTCCCGATCTCCGGGTGCGGGTCGAGGGGCAGCTGACTTTCAACGATTCCCGCGCGATGATCGATGCCGCCGTCAAAGGCTTCGGCATTGCCTATGTTCCCGAAGACATGGTGACGCGGCACGTCCGCTCCGGCGAGCTTGTCATCGTGCTCGACGACTGGTCGCCGGCATTCGACGGCTATTACATCTATTACCCGACCTCGCGGCAGAACTCGGCTGCTTTCAAGGTGATCGTCGACGCACTGCGCCATCATGACGCGCACAGAAAGCGCAGCTAG
- a CDS encoding B12-binding domain-containing radical SAM protein, with protein sequence MRAESNGTSRKILCVFPRYTSSFGTFEHAYPLTDGVRAFMPPQGLLLLAAYLPREWQVKFVDENLRRTTKEEFEWAEAVFVSGMHIQRQQMNDICRRAHEFDLPVALGGPSVSACPDYYPSFDYLHVGELGDATNQLLEILSRDTSRPERQVVLTTKDRVPMTEFPIPAYELADVKRYFLGSIQYSSGCPYECEFCDIPGLYGRNPRIKTPEQIIAELDRLRECGMTDTVYFVDDNFIGNRKAALDLLPHLIEWQKKTGYVMRLACEATLNIAKRPEILKKMREAYFITIFCGIETPDPDALKAMHKDHNMMVPILEGVRTINSYGMEVVSGIIMGLDTDKPNTSEALLAFVEESRIPLLTINLLQALPKTPLWDRLEREGRLVDDEGRDSNVDFLLPYDEVVASWKHAMSVAYEPEKVYARFQYQCDEVYPHRLKMPVPDEMKTWANIRRGLVMLRNIFWKVGVLGDYRRVFWKFALGRIKRGDIEGLIGCTMIAHHLITFARAATSGKQNASNYSIRLREASVPAE encoded by the coding sequence ATGCGCGCTGAAAGCAACGGAACGAGCCGGAAAATTCTCTGCGTCTTTCCGCGTTACACCTCGTCCTTCGGCACCTTCGAGCACGCTTATCCGCTGACCGATGGCGTCCGCGCCTTCATGCCGCCGCAGGGCCTGCTGCTGCTCGCGGCCTATTTGCCTAGGGAATGGCAGGTCAAATTCGTCGACGAGAACCTCCGCCGCACCACGAAGGAAGAGTTCGAATGGGCGGAGGCCGTCTTCGTCAGCGGCATGCACATCCAGCGCCAGCAGATGAACGACATCTGCCGCCGCGCCCATGAATTCGATCTGCCGGTCGCGCTCGGCGGTCCCTCGGTCAGCGCCTGTCCGGATTACTATCCGTCGTTCGACTACCTCCATGTCGGCGAGCTCGGCGACGCGACCAATCAGCTGCTCGAAATCCTGTCGCGCGACACCTCGCGCCCCGAACGGCAGGTCGTGCTCACCACCAAAGATCGCGTGCCGATGACGGAGTTTCCGATCCCGGCCTATGAGCTCGCCGACGTGAAGCGCTATTTCCTCGGCAGCATCCAGTATTCCAGCGGCTGTCCGTATGAGTGCGAGTTCTGCGACATCCCCGGCCTCTACGGCCGCAACCCGCGTATCAAGACGCCGGAGCAGATCATCGCCGAGCTCGACCGCCTGCGCGAATGCGGCATGACCGACACGGTCTACTTCGTCGACGACAATTTCATCGGCAACCGCAAGGCGGCGCTGGATCTCTTGCCGCATCTGATCGAATGGCAAAAGAAGACCGGCTATGTGATGCGGCTTGCCTGCGAGGCGACGCTCAACATCGCCAAGCGTCCCGAAATCCTCAAGAAGATGCGCGAGGCCTATTTCATCACCATCTTCTGCGGCATCGAGACGCCGGACCCGGACGCGCTGAAGGCCATGCACAAGGACCACAACATGATGGTCCCGATCCTGGAGGGCGTGCGCACCATCAATTCCTACGGGATGGAGGTGGTCTCAGGCATCATCATGGGCCTCGACACCGACAAGCCCAACACGTCGGAGGCGCTGCTCGCCTTCGTCGAGGAATCGCGCATTCCGCTGCTCACCATCAATCTGCTTCAGGCCCTGCCGAAGACGCCGCTGTGGGACCGCCTGGAGAGGGAAGGGCGCCTGGTCGACGATGAGGGGCGCGATTCCAATGTCGACTTCCTGCTGCCTTATGACGAGGTTGTCGCGTCCTGGAAGCACGCCATGAGCGTCGCCTACGAGCCCGAAAAGGTCTATGCGCGCTTCCAGTATCAATGCGACGAGGTTTATCCTCATCGCCTCAAGATGCCGGTGCCGGACGAGATGAAGACCTGGGCCAACATCCGCCGCGGCCTCGTCATGCTGCGCAACATCTTCTGGAAGGTCGGCGTGCTCGGCGACTACAGGCGCGTGTTCTGGAAGTTTGCGCTCGGACGCATCAAGCGCGGTGACATCGAGGGTCTGATCGGCTGCACCATGATCGCGCATCATCTCATCACCTTTGCGCGGGCGGCCACCAGCGGCAAGCAGAACGCCTCGAACTATTCGATCAGGCTGCGCGAAGCCTCCGTTCCCGCCGAATGA
- a CDS encoding AAA family ATPase — protein sequence MAGRQSILIVFGGLPATGKTTLSRELTRRCAASYIRVDAIEQSLRGAGHDVGPMGYVIANALAAENLKLGRVVVADGVNPVLASRDGWRQTALQASVPIAEIETICSDVALHRQRAEMRKSDIPGLRPPTWHDIVTRHYEPWDRDHLVLDTAHESIDHLLGLVELYLRNAMES from the coding sequence ATGGCAGGTCGGCAATCCATCCTCATCGTTTTCGGCGGTCTTCCCGCCACCGGGAAAACCACACTCTCACGCGAACTGACGCGGCGGTGTGCGGCGAGCTATATCCGCGTCGATGCAATCGAGCAGTCCCTGCGCGGTGCGGGCCATGATGTCGGTCCGATGGGATACGTCATCGCCAACGCACTGGCGGCGGAAAACCTGAAGCTCGGCCGCGTGGTCGTCGCTGATGGCGTCAATCCGGTTCTGGCCAGCCGCGACGGCTGGAGACAGACGGCACTGCAGGCCTCAGTGCCCATTGCCGAGATCGAAACGATCTGCAGCGATGTGGCTTTGCACCGGCAGCGGGCGGAGATGCGCAAGTCCGATATTCCCGGCCTGAGACCGCCGACCTGGCACGACATCGTCACCAGGCACTACGAACCCTGGGATCGCGACCATCTGGTGCTCGATACCGCCCATGAGTCGATCGATCATCTGCTCGGGTTGGTGGAGCTGTATCTTCGCAACGCGATGGAATCATGA
- a CDS encoding zinc-dependent alcohol dehydrogenase family protein gives MKATVLYGPGDIRYEGVDDPKLIHPTDAIIKLSATCICGSDLWPYRGLQPQDGPSHMGHEYCGVVVEVGSAVRTIRPGQFVVGSFCLSDNTCPHCKFGFQSSCEQREFMSGAQAPYARVALADGTLVATREMPGSDLIPHLLATSDVLGTGWYAADAADVKQGATVVVVGDGAVGLMGVLAAREMGAERIIAMSRHKTRQDLAREFGATDIVVERGADGIARIKELTRGVGAESVLECVGTQEAMSQALACARPGGTIGYVGVPHGVTFDGQALFFGQRRMMGGPAPVRRFLPDLMDRVLNGRIQPGKVFDLTLPIDRVAEGYRAMDERRAIKTLLTV, from the coding sequence ATGAAAGCAACCGTTCTCTACGGGCCCGGCGATATCCGTTACGAAGGCGTCGACGATCCGAAGCTCATTCACCCGACGGACGCGATCATCAAGCTGTCGGCCACCTGCATCTGCGGCTCCGACCTCTGGCCGTATCGCGGCCTGCAGCCGCAGGACGGGCCTTCGCATATGGGGCATGAATATTGCGGCGTGGTCGTCGAGGTCGGCAGCGCGGTGCGGACCATCAGACCCGGTCAGTTCGTCGTCGGCTCATTCTGCCTGTCGGACAACACCTGCCCGCATTGCAAATTCGGCTTCCAGTCGTCGTGCGAGCAGCGTGAGTTCATGTCGGGTGCGCAGGCCCCTTACGCGCGCGTTGCGCTCGCCGATGGCACGCTGGTCGCAACCAGGGAGATGCCGGGAAGCGACCTTATCCCGCATCTGCTTGCGACCTCCGACGTGCTCGGCACCGGCTGGTATGCCGCAGACGCTGCTGACGTGAAGCAGGGCGCCACCGTCGTGGTGGTCGGTGACGGCGCGGTCGGCCTCATGGGCGTGCTCGCCGCCAGGGAGATGGGCGCCGAGCGCATCATCGCGATGAGCCGCCACAAGACCCGGCAGGATCTCGCCCGGGAGTTCGGCGCCACCGATATCGTGGTCGAGCGCGGCGCAGACGGTATCGCGCGCATCAAGGAGTTGACCCGCGGCGTCGGCGCCGAGTCGGTGCTCGAATGCGTCGGAACGCAGGAAGCGATGTCGCAGGCGCTCGCATGCGCGCGCCCCGGCGGCACGATCGGCTATGTCGGCGTTCCCCACGGCGTGACCTTCGATGGCCAGGCGTTGTTCTTCGGTCAGCGGCGCATGATGGGCGGCCCGGCGCCGGTGCGGCGGTTCCTGCCTGACCTGATGGACAGGGTGCTCAACGGGCGGATTCAGCCGGGCAAGGTGTTCGATCTCACGCTGCCGATCGACCGGGTCGCCGAAGGCTACAGGGCGATGGACGAACGTCGCGCCATCAAGACGCTGCTAACCGTGTGA
- a CDS encoding (R)-mandelonitrile lyase, with the protein MQIRQAGSQPSVQAPADYFTGTVRIDPLFPAVEPSRVAGNHVTFEPGARTVWHTHPFGQTLIVTSGLGRVQRWGGPVETIRPGDVVSFASGEKHWHGASATSAMSHIAIQESLDGNPVTWMERVTDEQYGAPAKGA; encoded by the coding sequence ATGCAAATTCGCCAAGCAGGCTCGCAACCCTCAGTCCAGGCCCCGGCAGACTATTTCACCGGAACCGTTCGTATCGACCCCTTGTTTCCAGCGGTAGAGCCCTCACGCGTCGCCGGCAATCACGTCACCTTCGAGCCTGGCGCCCGCACGGTGTGGCACACCCATCCGTTTGGCCAGACGCTGATCGTGACCTCGGGCCTCGGCCGCGTGCAGCGTTGGGGCGGACCGGTCGAAACCATCCGTCCGGGCGACGTGGTCTCGTTCGCATCAGGCGAGAAGCACTGGCATGGCGCCTCTGCGACATCAGCCATGAGCCATATCGCGATTCAGGAATCGCTCGACGGCAACCCGGTCACATGGATGGAGCGGGTGACGGACGAGCAGTACGGCGCCCCGGCCAAAGGAGCATGA
- a CDS encoding ethanolamine ammonia-lyase subunit EutB, with protein sequence MVYRHTIDATTHGFADLRDLLAKATPPRSGDRLAGIAAASAEQMIAARMALADVPLRQFLQEAVIPYEADEVTRLIIDSHDASAFAQVSSLTVGGFRDWLLSDAATPATLRKLAPGITPEMAAAVSKLMRNQDLILAARKCEVTTAFRNTIGLKGRMSTRLQPNHPFDDARGITASILDGLLLGAGDACIGINPASDDPAVIGQLLRLLDEIIARLKIPTQGCVLTHVTTTLSLIGQGVPVDLVFQSVAGTEAANRSFGIDLALLKEAHAAGLSQKRGTVGDNVMYFETGQGSALSAGAHHGVDQQTCEARAYAVARAYAPLLVNSVVGFIGPEYLYDGKEIIRAGLEDHFCGKLLGLPLGIDICYTNHAEADQDDMDNLLTLLAAAGVTFIMGVPGADDVMLNYQSTSFHDALYVRDVFGVARAPEFDDWLVLSGIAGADFRLAGDAGLLPDFASRLIG encoded by the coding sequence TTGGTCTATCGCCACACTATCGACGCCACCACCCATGGCTTTGCCGACCTGCGCGACCTCCTCGCCAAGGCGACGCCGCCACGCTCCGGCGATCGGCTGGCGGGGATTGCCGCTGCCAGCGCCGAGCAGATGATCGCGGCGCGGATGGCGCTGGCCGACGTCCCTCTCCGGCAGTTTTTGCAGGAGGCCGTCATCCCCTATGAGGCCGACGAGGTCACCCGCCTGATCATCGACAGCCATGATGCCAGCGCCTTCGCGCAGGTCTCCTCGCTGACGGTCGGTGGATTCCGCGACTGGCTGCTCTCGGACGCCGCCACTCCTGCGACCTTGCGCAAGCTCGCTCCGGGCATCACGCCCGAAATGGCCGCTGCGGTCTCCAAGCTGATGCGCAACCAGGACCTGATCCTGGCGGCGCGGAAATGCGAGGTCACGACCGCCTTCCGCAACACCATCGGCCTGAAGGGGCGGATGAGCACGCGGCTGCAGCCCAACCACCCCTTCGATGATGCCAGGGGCATCACTGCCTCGATCCTCGACGGTCTGCTGCTGGGAGCCGGCGACGCCTGCATCGGCATCAACCCGGCGAGCGACGATCCGGCTGTGATCGGGCAATTGCTGCGGCTGCTGGACGAGATCATCGCGCGGCTGAAAATCCCGACACAGGGCTGCGTGCTGACCCATGTCACAACGACGCTGTCGCTGATCGGGCAGGGCGTGCCGGTCGATCTCGTCTTCCAGTCGGTCGCCGGCACCGAGGCCGCCAACCGAAGCTTTGGTATCGACCTCGCGCTGCTGAAGGAGGCGCACGCGGCTGGACTGTCGCAGAAGCGCGGCACGGTCGGCGACAACGTCATGTATTTCGAGACCGGCCAGGGCTCGGCATTGTCGGCGGGCGCCCATCACGGTGTTGATCAGCAGACCTGCGAGGCGCGCGCCTATGCGGTGGCCCGCGCCTATGCGCCATTGCTGGTCAACAGCGTGGTCGGCTTCATCGGCCCGGAATATCTCTATGACGGCAAGGAGATCATCCGGGCTGGGCTGGAGGACCATTTCTGCGGCAAGCTGCTCGGCCTGCCGCTCGGCATCGACATCTGCTACACCAACCATGCCGAGGCGGACCAGGACGACATGGATAATCTCCTGACGCTGCTCGCCGCGGCCGGCGTCACCTTCATCATGGGGGTGCCCGGCGCCGACGACGTCATGCTGAACTACCAGTCCACCTCCTTTCACGACGCGCTCTATGTCCGCGACGTCTTCGGTGTGGCCCGCGCGCCCGAGTTCGACGACTGGCTGGTGCTGTCAGGCATTGCCGGCGCCGACTTCCGGCTCGCCGGCGACGCGGGGCTCTTGCCCGATTTTGCCTCGCGCCTGATCGGGTGA